The following coding sequences are from one Microtus pennsylvanicus isolate mMicPen1 chromosome 1, mMicPen1.hap1, whole genome shotgun sequence window:
- the Cited2 gene encoding cbp/p300-interacting transactivator 2: protein MADHMMAMNHGRFPDGTTNGLHHHAGHRLGSIAPFQSPHHHQQQQPQHAFNALMGEHIHYGAGNMNATSGIRHAMGPGTVNGGHPPSALAPAARFNNSQFMGPPVASQGGSLPASMQLQKLNNQYFNHHPYPHNHYMPDLHPAAGHQMNGTNQHFRDCNPKHSGGSSTPGGAGGSGTPGGSGGTSGGAGGSGAGGSGGGSTMPASVAHVPAAMLPPNVIDTDFIDEEVLMSLVIEMGLDRIKELPELWLGQNEFDFMTDFVCKQQPSRVSC, encoded by the coding sequence ATGGCAGACCATATGATGGCCATGAACCACGGGCGCTTCCCCGACGGCACCACCAACGGGCTGCACCACCACGCTGGCCACCGCCTGGGCAGCATTGCGCCCTTCCAGAGCCCgcatcaccaccagcagcagcagccccagcACGCCTTCAACGCGCTCATGGGCGAGCACATACACTACGGCGCGGGCAACATGAATGCCACGAGCGGCATCAGGCACGCCATGGGGCCGGGGACTGTGAACGGGGGGCACCCCCCGAGCGCTCTGGCCCCCGCTGCCAGGTTTAACAACTCCCAGTTCATGGGGCCCCCGGTGGCCAGCCAGGGAGGCTCCCTGCCGGCCAGCATGCAGCTGCAGAAGCTCAACAACCAGTATTTCAACCATCACCCCTACCCCCACAACCACTACATGCCGGATTTGCACCCCGCTGCAGGCCACCAGATGAACGGGACAAACCAGCACTTCCGAGATTGCAACCCCAAGCATAGCGGCGGCAGCAGCACCCCTGGTGGCGCGGGCGGCAGCGGCACCCCCGGCGGCTCTGGCGGCACCTCAGGCGGCGCTGGCGGCAGTGGCGCAGGCGGCAGCGGCGGTGGCAGCACCATGCCGGCCTCGGTGGCTCACGTCCCCGCGGCAATGCTGCCGCCCAATGTCATAGACACTGATTTCATCGACGAGGAAGTGCTTATGTCCTTAGTGATAGAAATGGGTTTGGACCGCATCAAGGAGCTGCCCGAACTCTGGCTGGGCCAAAACGAGTTTGATTTTATGACGGACTTCGTGTGCAAACAGCAGCCCAGCAGAGTCAGCTGTTGA